In the genome of Terriglobia bacterium, the window CCGGTCAGAGATAAAGGCGATCTGGCCGCCGGTTTTGGGATTCCAGGTCGGCGAATTGTTCCCGAAGTGGGCTGAATAGGTCAACCGCTTGAGGTTCATGCCGTGCGAGTCGCCCACGTAAATTTCGGGATACCCGCTCATGCTGGAGCAGAAGGCGATCTTCTCGCCATCCGGCGACCAGGCGGGAGTCGTCGTGAGCCCGCGGTAATGAGCGAAACTCAGCAGAGCATTCGTGTCCAGAGAAAAGACGTCGATATCGGGATTGCCCTGACGATACGTGGTGAAGGCAATCCGGGTGTTGTCGGGGGACCAGCGCGGAGTCAAACTGATCGAGTTGAACACGCGCATGGGATGAGGGTTGTACCCGTCATAGTCGCAGATGTAAATCTCCTTGTTGCCTCTCCCCCGGCCCGCGCGATGCGCAAAGGCGATGCGGGTCGAAGCGATGCCCCGGGTCCCGCCGCTGAGCCGGAGCACGATTTCATCCGCAAACTGATGCGCCATGGAGCGGGCATTCAGTTCATTGGGCTCCCCGCGATAGCGCCGGCCGATGATGGACGGGGCGTTGGCATTTTTCAGGTCATAGAGACGGGCTTCCACCGTCAGCTGTCCTGCTTCCATTTGAATATTCCCAAACGCCAGGATATCGGCGCTGACGGGGGGATTCGTCCAATCCGGGAGGTTCAGTTCGGCGACTGTCCCCGGCTGGCGGGATGGAATGAAACTCTTGCTGACAAGATCGAAAAGGCCGGCACTGTCAACGTCATTAAACAACACCGTGTTAAAA includes:
- the tolB gene encoding Tol-Pal system beta propeller repeat protein TolB; the encoded protein is MKRSLMFWLAGFFTVLFLGVPFGLRVLRPQEGALSIDITKGVPKFRVAIADFQTKGVDEQTQKLASVFNTVLFNDVDSAGLFDLVSKSFIPSRQPGTVAELNLPDWTNPPVSADILAFGNIQMEAGQLTVEARLYDLKNANAPSIIGRRYRGEPNELNARSMAHQFADEIVLRLSGGTRGIASTRIAFAHRAGRGRGNKEIYICDYDGYNPHPMRVFNSISLTPRWSPDNTRIAFTTYRQGNPDIDVFSLDTNALLSFAHYRGLTTTPAWSPDGEKIAFCSSMSGYPEIYVGDSHGMNLKRLTYSAHFGNNSPTWNPKTGGQIAFISDRSGIAQLYVMDADGSNVTRLIDEGGWVDAPSWSPDGQFIAFMWKRKGEGGTFDIYIIEVATRRWIQLTQDQGQNENPSWAPDSKHIVFSSNRTGTYQLYSMLANGKNVKQITTQGESTNPNWSN